One window from the genome of Cricetulus griseus strain 17A/GY chromosome 2, alternate assembly CriGri-PICRH-1.0, whole genome shotgun sequence encodes:
- the Ncaph2 gene encoding condensin-2 complex subunit H2 isoform X4, whose product MEDVELDQICISFDEGKTTMNFIEAALLIQGSACVYSKKVEYLYSLVYQALDFISGKRRAKQLSLVQEDGSNRAVNSGTLYETEDELRSLDDFPDSRANVDLKNDQASSELLIIPLLPMALVAPDEVEKNSNPLYSCQGEVLASRKDFRMNTCTPDPRGYFMLDPVGMCPVEPADVCPMPRSQKDAEGAEEQPMEVSRNGSPVPVLSIPQEPEGPVPSDADEDAEDAAELPEVALEPAEPRTSQQSTTLPRRYMLRERHGALEPATQPQETQDAWQSLDPFDSLDSKLFQKGKPYSVPPGVEEPPGQKRKRKGATKLQDFHQWYLAAYAEHADSRRPRRKGPTFADMEVLYWKHVKEQLETLQKLQRRKMTERWLPRATEDLWPVEEERLEDPLEDLGVADDFLEPEEYAEPEGVVPGEAADLDAEAMPESLRYEELVRRNVELFIATSQKFVQETELSQRIRDWEDTIQPLLQEQEQHVPFDIHTYGDQLVSRFRQLNEWCPFAELVAGQPAFEVCRSMLASLQLANDYTVEITQQPGLEAAVDTMSLRLLTHQRAHTRFQTYAAPSMAQP is encoded by the exons CTGGACcagatttgcatttcttttgatGAAGGCAAAACCACTATGAACTTCATTGAGGCAGCACTGTTGATCCAGGGCTCAGCTTGTGTGTACAGTAAAAAG GTGGAGTACCTCTACTCGCTGGTCTACCAGGCTCTCGATTTTATTTCTGGCAAGAG GCGAGCCAAGCAGCTCTCTTTAGTACAGGAAGATGGGAGCAATAGGGCTGTCAACTCAGGAACTCTCTATGAAACAGAGGATGAG CTCCGGTCACTGGATGACTTCCCTGACTCCCGGGCTAATGTGGATCTGAAAAATGACCAGGCATCCAGT GAGCTGCTTATCATACCCCTTCTGCCCATGGCCCTGGTGGCCCCTGATGAAGTGGAAAAGAACAGCAACCCCTTGTATAG CTGTCAGGGTGAGGTCTTGGCCAGCCGGAAGGATTTTAGGATGAACACATGTACCCCCGATCCCAGAGGTTACTTTATGTTGGATCCAGTGGGAATGTGTCCTGTGGAGCCTGCGGATGTGTGCCCCATGCCAAGGAGCCAGAAAG atGCTGAGGGTGCTGAAGAGCAGCCAATGGAAGTCTCTAGGAATGGGAGTCCTGTTCCTGTACTCAGCATCCCCCAAGAGCCAG AAGGCCCAGTGCCCAGCGATGCAGATGAGGATGCAGAGGATGCAGCAGAGCTCCCGGAGGTGGCTCTAGAGCCTGCAGAGCCCAGGACCTCACAGCAG AGTACCACCTTGCCAAGGAGATATATGCTGCGGGAGCGACACGGGGCCCTGGAGCCTGCCACCCAGCCACAG GAGACCCAAGACGCCTGGCAGAGCCTGGACCCTTTTGACTCCTTGGACTCTAAGCTCTTCCAGAAAG GTAAGCCCTATTCTGTGCCACCCGGTGTGGAAGAGCCTCCAGGACAGAAGCGCAAGAGGAAGGGTGCTACCAAGCTGCAGGACTTCCACCAGTGGTACCTGGCTgcct ATGCTGAGCATGCTGACAGCAGGAGGCCTCGGCGGAAGGGCCCGACTTTTGCAG ACATGGAAGTGCTGTACTGGAAACACGTAAAGGAACAGCTAGAGACCCTTCAGAAGCTTCAGAGACGTAAG ATGACTGAGAGATGGCTGCCCAGGGCCACGGAGGATCTGTGGCCTGTAGAGGAAGAACGCTTGGAAGACCCCCTAGAAGACCTAGGGGTAGCAG ATGATTTTCTGGAGCCTGAAGAGTATGCAGAGCCTGAGGGGGTGGTGCCTGGGGAAGCTGCTGACCTAG ATGCAGAGGCTATGCCAGAGTCCCTGAGATATGAGGAGCTGGTCCGAAGAAATGTG GAACTCTTCATTGCCACCTCCCAGAAGTTTGTGCAGGAGACAGAGCTGAGCCAACGCATCAGGGACTGGGAAGATACTATCCAGCCCCTGCTCCAGGAGCAG GAGCAGCACGTGCCCTTTGATATACATACCTATGGGGACCAGTTGGTTTCAAGGTTCCGCCAGCTCAATGAGTGGTGCCCTTTTGCGGAGCTTGTAGCTGGGCAGCCTGCTTTTGAGGTGTGCCGCTCCATGCTGGCCTCTTTGCAACTG GCTAATGACTATACGGTGGAGATCACCCAGCAGCCAGGACTGGAGGCAGCTGTGGACACCATGTCTTTGAGACTGCTCACACACCAGCGAGCCCATACGCGTTTCCAGACCTATGCTGCCCCCTCCATGGCCCAGCCTTGA
- the Ncaph2 gene encoding condensin-2 complex subunit H2 isoform X3: MEDVELDQICISFDEGKTTMNFIEAALLIQGSACVYSKKVEYLYSLVYQALDFISGKRRAKQLSLVQEDGSNRAVNSGTLYETEDELRSLDDFPDSRANVDLKNDQASSELLIIPLLPMALVAPDEVEKNSNPLYSCQGEVLASRKDFRMNTCTPDPRGYFMLDPVGMCPVEPADVCPMPRSQKDAEGAEEQPMEVSRNGSPVPVLSIPQEPDTFLEGPVPSDADEDAEDAAELPEVALEPAEPRTSQQSTTLPRRYMLRERHGALEPATQPQETQDAWQSLDPFDSLDSKLFQKGKPYSVPPGVEEPPGQKRKRKGATKLQDFHQWYLAAYAEHADSRRPRRKGPTFADMEVLYWKHVKEQLETLQKLQRRKMTERWLPRATEDLWPVEEERLEDPLEDLGVADDFLEPEEYAEPEGVVPGEAADLDAEAMPESLRYEELVRRNVELFIATSQKFVQETELSQRIRDWEDTIQPLLQEQEQHVPFDIHTYGDQLVSRFRQLNEWCPFAELVAGQPAFEVCRSMLASLQLANDYTVEITQQPGLEAAVDTMSLRLLTHQRAHTRFQTYAAPSMAQP, translated from the exons CTGGACcagatttgcatttcttttgatGAAGGCAAAACCACTATGAACTTCATTGAGGCAGCACTGTTGATCCAGGGCTCAGCTTGTGTGTACAGTAAAAAG GTGGAGTACCTCTACTCGCTGGTCTACCAGGCTCTCGATTTTATTTCTGGCAAGAG GCGAGCCAAGCAGCTCTCTTTAGTACAGGAAGATGGGAGCAATAGGGCTGTCAACTCAGGAACTCTCTATGAAACAGAGGATGAG CTCCGGTCACTGGATGACTTCCCTGACTCCCGGGCTAATGTGGATCTGAAAAATGACCAGGCATCCAGT GAGCTGCTTATCATACCCCTTCTGCCCATGGCCCTGGTGGCCCCTGATGAAGTGGAAAAGAACAGCAACCCCTTGTATAG CTGTCAGGGTGAGGTCTTGGCCAGCCGGAAGGATTTTAGGATGAACACATGTACCCCCGATCCCAGAGGTTACTTTATGTTGGATCCAGTGGGAATGTGTCCTGTGGAGCCTGCGGATGTGTGCCCCATGCCAAGGAGCCAGAAAG atGCTGAGGGTGCTGAAGAGCAGCCAATGGAAGTCTCTAGGAATGGGAGTCCTGTTCCTGTACTCAGCATCCCCCAAGAGCCAG ACACTTTTCTAGAAGGCCCAGTGCCCAGCGATGCAGATGAGGATGCAGAGGATGCAGCAGAGCTCCCGGAGGTGGCTCTAGAGCCTGCAGAGCCCAGGACCTCACAGCAG AGTACCACCTTGCCAAGGAGATATATGCTGCGGGAGCGACACGGGGCCCTGGAGCCTGCCACCCAGCCACAG GAGACCCAAGACGCCTGGCAGAGCCTGGACCCTTTTGACTCCTTGGACTCTAAGCTCTTCCAGAAAG GTAAGCCCTATTCTGTGCCACCCGGTGTGGAAGAGCCTCCAGGACAGAAGCGCAAGAGGAAGGGTGCTACCAAGCTGCAGGACTTCCACCAGTGGTACCTGGCTgcct ATGCTGAGCATGCTGACAGCAGGAGGCCTCGGCGGAAGGGCCCGACTTTTGCAG ACATGGAAGTGCTGTACTGGAAACACGTAAAGGAACAGCTAGAGACCCTTCAGAAGCTTCAGAGACGTAAG ATGACTGAGAGATGGCTGCCCAGGGCCACGGAGGATCTGTGGCCTGTAGAGGAAGAACGCTTGGAAGACCCCCTAGAAGACCTAGGGGTAGCAG ATGATTTTCTGGAGCCTGAAGAGTATGCAGAGCCTGAGGGGGTGGTGCCTGGGGAAGCTGCTGACCTAG ATGCAGAGGCTATGCCAGAGTCCCTGAGATATGAGGAGCTGGTCCGAAGAAATGTG GAACTCTTCATTGCCACCTCCCAGAAGTTTGTGCAGGAGACAGAGCTGAGCCAACGCATCAGGGACTGGGAAGATACTATCCAGCCCCTGCTCCAGGAGCAG GAGCAGCACGTGCCCTTTGATATACATACCTATGGGGACCAGTTGGTTTCAAGGTTCCGCCAGCTCAATGAGTGGTGCCCTTTTGCGGAGCTTGTAGCTGGGCAGCCTGCTTTTGAGGTGTGCCGCTCCATGCTGGCCTCTTTGCAACTG GCTAATGACTATACGGTGGAGATCACCCAGCAGCCAGGACTGGAGGCAGCTGTGGACACCATGTCTTTGAGACTGCTCACACACCAGCGAGCCCATACGCGTTTCCAGACCTATGCTGCCCCCTCCATGGCCCAGCCTTGA
- the Ncaph2 gene encoding condensin-2 complex subunit H2 isoform X1, with amino-acid sequence MEDVEVRFAHLLQPIRDLTKNWEVDVAAQLGEYLEELDQICISFDEGKTTMNFIEAALLIQGSACVYSKKVEYLYSLVYQALDFISGKRRAKQLSLVQEDGSNRAVNSGTLYETEDELRSLDDFPDSRANVDLKNDQASSELLIIPLLPMALVAPDEVEKNSNPLYSCQGEVLASRKDFRMNTCTPDPRGYFMLDPVGMCPVEPADVCPMPRSQKDAEGAEEQPMEVSRNGSPVPVLSIPQEPDTFLEGPVPSDADEDAEDAAELPEVALEPAEPRTSQQSTTLPRRYMLRERHGALEPATQPQETQDAWQSLDPFDSLDSKLFQKGKPYSVPPGVEEPPGQKRKRKGATKLQDFHQWYLAAYAEHADSRRPRRKGPTFADMEVLYWKHVKEQLETLQKLQRRKMTERWLPRATEDLWPVEEERLEDPLEDLGVADDFLEPEEYAEPEGVVPGEAADLDAEAMPESLRYEELVRRNVELFIATSQKFVQETELSQRIRDWEDTIQPLLQEQEQHVPFDIHTYGDQLVSRFRQLNEWCPFAELVAGQPAFEVCRSMLASLQLANDYTVEITQQPGLEAAVDTMSLRLLTHQRAHTRFQTYAAPSMAQP; translated from the exons CTGGACcagatttgcatttcttttgatGAAGGCAAAACCACTATGAACTTCATTGAGGCAGCACTGTTGATCCAGGGCTCAGCTTGTGTGTACAGTAAAAAG GTGGAGTACCTCTACTCGCTGGTCTACCAGGCTCTCGATTTTATTTCTGGCAAGAG GCGAGCCAAGCAGCTCTCTTTAGTACAGGAAGATGGGAGCAATAGGGCTGTCAACTCAGGAACTCTCTATGAAACAGAGGATGAG CTCCGGTCACTGGATGACTTCCCTGACTCCCGGGCTAATGTGGATCTGAAAAATGACCAGGCATCCAGT GAGCTGCTTATCATACCCCTTCTGCCCATGGCCCTGGTGGCCCCTGATGAAGTGGAAAAGAACAGCAACCCCTTGTATAG CTGTCAGGGTGAGGTCTTGGCCAGCCGGAAGGATTTTAGGATGAACACATGTACCCCCGATCCCAGAGGTTACTTTATGTTGGATCCAGTGGGAATGTGTCCTGTGGAGCCTGCGGATGTGTGCCCCATGCCAAGGAGCCAGAAAG atGCTGAGGGTGCTGAAGAGCAGCCAATGGAAGTCTCTAGGAATGGGAGTCCTGTTCCTGTACTCAGCATCCCCCAAGAGCCAG ACACTTTTCTAGAAGGCCCAGTGCCCAGCGATGCAGATGAGGATGCAGAGGATGCAGCAGAGCTCCCGGAGGTGGCTCTAGAGCCTGCAGAGCCCAGGACCTCACAGCAG AGTACCACCTTGCCAAGGAGATATATGCTGCGGGAGCGACACGGGGCCCTGGAGCCTGCCACCCAGCCACAG GAGACCCAAGACGCCTGGCAGAGCCTGGACCCTTTTGACTCCTTGGACTCTAAGCTCTTCCAGAAAG GTAAGCCCTATTCTGTGCCACCCGGTGTGGAAGAGCCTCCAGGACAGAAGCGCAAGAGGAAGGGTGCTACCAAGCTGCAGGACTTCCACCAGTGGTACCTGGCTgcct ATGCTGAGCATGCTGACAGCAGGAGGCCTCGGCGGAAGGGCCCGACTTTTGCAG ACATGGAAGTGCTGTACTGGAAACACGTAAAGGAACAGCTAGAGACCCTTCAGAAGCTTCAGAGACGTAAG ATGACTGAGAGATGGCTGCCCAGGGCCACGGAGGATCTGTGGCCTGTAGAGGAAGAACGCTTGGAAGACCCCCTAGAAGACCTAGGGGTAGCAG ATGATTTTCTGGAGCCTGAAGAGTATGCAGAGCCTGAGGGGGTGGTGCCTGGGGAAGCTGCTGACCTAG ATGCAGAGGCTATGCCAGAGTCCCTGAGATATGAGGAGCTGGTCCGAAGAAATGTG GAACTCTTCATTGCCACCTCCCAGAAGTTTGTGCAGGAGACAGAGCTGAGCCAACGCATCAGGGACTGGGAAGATACTATCCAGCCCCTGCTCCAGGAGCAG GAGCAGCACGTGCCCTTTGATATACATACCTATGGGGACCAGTTGGTTTCAAGGTTCCGCCAGCTCAATGAGTGGTGCCCTTTTGCGGAGCTTGTAGCTGGGCAGCCTGCTTTTGAGGTGTGCCGCTCCATGCTGGCCTCTTTGCAACTG GCTAATGACTATACGGTGGAGATCACCCAGCAGCCAGGACTGGAGGCAGCTGTGGACACCATGTCTTTGAGACTGCTCACACACCAGCGAGCCCATACGCGTTTCCAGACCTATGCTGCCCCCTCCATGGCCCAGCCTTGA
- the Ncaph2 gene encoding condensin-2 complex subunit H2 isoform X2: MEDVEVRFAHLLQPIRDLTKNWEVDVAAQLGEYLEELDQICISFDEGKTTMNFIEAALLIQGSACVYSKKVEYLYSLVYQALDFISGKRRAKQLSLVQEDGSNRAVNSGTLYETEDELRSLDDFPDSRANVDLKNDQASSELLIIPLLPMALVAPDEVEKNSNPLYSCQGEVLASRKDFRMNTCTPDPRGYFMLDPVGMCPVEPADVCPMPRSQKDAEGAEEQPMEVSRNGSPVPVLSIPQEPEGPVPSDADEDAEDAAELPEVALEPAEPRTSQQSTTLPRRYMLRERHGALEPATQPQETQDAWQSLDPFDSLDSKLFQKGKPYSVPPGVEEPPGQKRKRKGATKLQDFHQWYLAAYAEHADSRRPRRKGPTFADMEVLYWKHVKEQLETLQKLQRRKMTERWLPRATEDLWPVEEERLEDPLEDLGVADDFLEPEEYAEPEGVVPGEAADLDAEAMPESLRYEELVRRNVELFIATSQKFVQETELSQRIRDWEDTIQPLLQEQEQHVPFDIHTYGDQLVSRFRQLNEWCPFAELVAGQPAFEVCRSMLASLQLANDYTVEITQQPGLEAAVDTMSLRLLTHQRAHTRFQTYAAPSMAQP; this comes from the exons CTGGACcagatttgcatttcttttgatGAAGGCAAAACCACTATGAACTTCATTGAGGCAGCACTGTTGATCCAGGGCTCAGCTTGTGTGTACAGTAAAAAG GTGGAGTACCTCTACTCGCTGGTCTACCAGGCTCTCGATTTTATTTCTGGCAAGAG GCGAGCCAAGCAGCTCTCTTTAGTACAGGAAGATGGGAGCAATAGGGCTGTCAACTCAGGAACTCTCTATGAAACAGAGGATGAG CTCCGGTCACTGGATGACTTCCCTGACTCCCGGGCTAATGTGGATCTGAAAAATGACCAGGCATCCAGT GAGCTGCTTATCATACCCCTTCTGCCCATGGCCCTGGTGGCCCCTGATGAAGTGGAAAAGAACAGCAACCCCTTGTATAG CTGTCAGGGTGAGGTCTTGGCCAGCCGGAAGGATTTTAGGATGAACACATGTACCCCCGATCCCAGAGGTTACTTTATGTTGGATCCAGTGGGAATGTGTCCTGTGGAGCCTGCGGATGTGTGCCCCATGCCAAGGAGCCAGAAAG atGCTGAGGGTGCTGAAGAGCAGCCAATGGAAGTCTCTAGGAATGGGAGTCCTGTTCCTGTACTCAGCATCCCCCAAGAGCCAG AAGGCCCAGTGCCCAGCGATGCAGATGAGGATGCAGAGGATGCAGCAGAGCTCCCGGAGGTGGCTCTAGAGCCTGCAGAGCCCAGGACCTCACAGCAG AGTACCACCTTGCCAAGGAGATATATGCTGCGGGAGCGACACGGGGCCCTGGAGCCTGCCACCCAGCCACAG GAGACCCAAGACGCCTGGCAGAGCCTGGACCCTTTTGACTCCTTGGACTCTAAGCTCTTCCAGAAAG GTAAGCCCTATTCTGTGCCACCCGGTGTGGAAGAGCCTCCAGGACAGAAGCGCAAGAGGAAGGGTGCTACCAAGCTGCAGGACTTCCACCAGTGGTACCTGGCTgcct ATGCTGAGCATGCTGACAGCAGGAGGCCTCGGCGGAAGGGCCCGACTTTTGCAG ACATGGAAGTGCTGTACTGGAAACACGTAAAGGAACAGCTAGAGACCCTTCAGAAGCTTCAGAGACGTAAG ATGACTGAGAGATGGCTGCCCAGGGCCACGGAGGATCTGTGGCCTGTAGAGGAAGAACGCTTGGAAGACCCCCTAGAAGACCTAGGGGTAGCAG ATGATTTTCTGGAGCCTGAAGAGTATGCAGAGCCTGAGGGGGTGGTGCCTGGGGAAGCTGCTGACCTAG ATGCAGAGGCTATGCCAGAGTCCCTGAGATATGAGGAGCTGGTCCGAAGAAATGTG GAACTCTTCATTGCCACCTCCCAGAAGTTTGTGCAGGAGACAGAGCTGAGCCAACGCATCAGGGACTGGGAAGATACTATCCAGCCCCTGCTCCAGGAGCAG GAGCAGCACGTGCCCTTTGATATACATACCTATGGGGACCAGTTGGTTTCAAGGTTCCGCCAGCTCAATGAGTGGTGCCCTTTTGCGGAGCTTGTAGCTGGGCAGCCTGCTTTTGAGGTGTGCCGCTCCATGCTGGCCTCTTTGCAACTG GCTAATGACTATACGGTGGAGATCACCCAGCAGCCAGGACTGGAGGCAGCTGTGGACACCATGTCTTTGAGACTGCTCACACACCAGCGAGCCCATACGCGTTTCCAGACCTATGCTGCCCCCTCCATGGCCCAGCCTTGA
- the Ncaph2 gene encoding condensin-2 complex subunit H2 isoform X5, with protein sequence MNFIEAALLIQGSACVYSKKVEYLYSLVYQALDFISGKRRAKQLSLVQEDGSNRAVNSGTLYETEDELRSLDDFPDSRANVDLKNDQASSELLIIPLLPMALVAPDEVEKNSNPLYSCQGEVLASRKDFRMNTCTPDPRGYFMLDPVGMCPVEPADVCPMPRSQKDAEGAEEQPMEVSRNGSPVPVLSIPQEPDTFLEGPVPSDADEDAEDAAELPEVALEPAEPRTSQQSTTLPRRYMLRERHGALEPATQPQETQDAWQSLDPFDSLDSKLFQKGKPYSVPPGVEEPPGQKRKRKGATKLQDFHQWYLAAYAEHADSRRPRRKGPTFADMEVLYWKHVKEQLETLQKLQRRKMTERWLPRATEDLWPVEEERLEDPLEDLGVADDFLEPEEYAEPEGVVPGEAADLDAEAMPESLRYEELVRRNVELFIATSQKFVQETELSQRIRDWEDTIQPLLQEQEQHVPFDIHTYGDQLVSRFRQLNEWCPFAELVAGQPAFEVCRSMLASLQLANDYTVEITQQPGLEAAVDTMSLRLLTHQRAHTRFQTYAAPSMAQP encoded by the exons ATGAACTTCATTGAGGCAGCACTGTTGATCCAGGGCTCAGCTTGTGTGTACAGTAAAAAG GTGGAGTACCTCTACTCGCTGGTCTACCAGGCTCTCGATTTTATTTCTGGCAAGAG GCGAGCCAAGCAGCTCTCTTTAGTACAGGAAGATGGGAGCAATAGGGCTGTCAACTCAGGAACTCTCTATGAAACAGAGGATGAG CTCCGGTCACTGGATGACTTCCCTGACTCCCGGGCTAATGTGGATCTGAAAAATGACCAGGCATCCAGT GAGCTGCTTATCATACCCCTTCTGCCCATGGCCCTGGTGGCCCCTGATGAAGTGGAAAAGAACAGCAACCCCTTGTATAG CTGTCAGGGTGAGGTCTTGGCCAGCCGGAAGGATTTTAGGATGAACACATGTACCCCCGATCCCAGAGGTTACTTTATGTTGGATCCAGTGGGAATGTGTCCTGTGGAGCCTGCGGATGTGTGCCCCATGCCAAGGAGCCAGAAAG atGCTGAGGGTGCTGAAGAGCAGCCAATGGAAGTCTCTAGGAATGGGAGTCCTGTTCCTGTACTCAGCATCCCCCAAGAGCCAG ACACTTTTCTAGAAGGCCCAGTGCCCAGCGATGCAGATGAGGATGCAGAGGATGCAGCAGAGCTCCCGGAGGTGGCTCTAGAGCCTGCAGAGCCCAGGACCTCACAGCAG AGTACCACCTTGCCAAGGAGATATATGCTGCGGGAGCGACACGGGGCCCTGGAGCCTGCCACCCAGCCACAG GAGACCCAAGACGCCTGGCAGAGCCTGGACCCTTTTGACTCCTTGGACTCTAAGCTCTTCCAGAAAG GTAAGCCCTATTCTGTGCCACCCGGTGTGGAAGAGCCTCCAGGACAGAAGCGCAAGAGGAAGGGTGCTACCAAGCTGCAGGACTTCCACCAGTGGTACCTGGCTgcct ATGCTGAGCATGCTGACAGCAGGAGGCCTCGGCGGAAGGGCCCGACTTTTGCAG ACATGGAAGTGCTGTACTGGAAACACGTAAAGGAACAGCTAGAGACCCTTCAGAAGCTTCAGAGACGTAAG ATGACTGAGAGATGGCTGCCCAGGGCCACGGAGGATCTGTGGCCTGTAGAGGAAGAACGCTTGGAAGACCCCCTAGAAGACCTAGGGGTAGCAG ATGATTTTCTGGAGCCTGAAGAGTATGCAGAGCCTGAGGGGGTGGTGCCTGGGGAAGCTGCTGACCTAG ATGCAGAGGCTATGCCAGAGTCCCTGAGATATGAGGAGCTGGTCCGAAGAAATGTG GAACTCTTCATTGCCACCTCCCAGAAGTTTGTGCAGGAGACAGAGCTGAGCCAACGCATCAGGGACTGGGAAGATACTATCCAGCCCCTGCTCCAGGAGCAG GAGCAGCACGTGCCCTTTGATATACATACCTATGGGGACCAGTTGGTTTCAAGGTTCCGCCAGCTCAATGAGTGGTGCCCTTTTGCGGAGCTTGTAGCTGGGCAGCCTGCTTTTGAGGTGTGCCGCTCCATGCTGGCCTCTTTGCAACTG GCTAATGACTATACGGTGGAGATCACCCAGCAGCCAGGACTGGAGGCAGCTGTGGACACCATGTCTTTGAGACTGCTCACACACCAGCGAGCCCATACGCGTTTCCAGACCTATGCTGCCCCCTCCATGGCCCAGCCTTGA
- the LOC103162003 gene encoding protein SCO2 homolog, mitochondrial: MSMVLQALGPRVWPRLSQFKPPVLRIPGGETLYVKSRHWSGQSQPQGPGLRTRLLITALFGAGLGWAWLAARAEKEQRRQQQRTEALRQAAVGQGDFSLLDHKGQPRCKADFQGQWVLMYFGFTHCPDICPDELEKLVQVVQKLETEPDLPLVQPVFITVDPERDDVAAMARYVQDFHPRLLGLTGSKEQVAQASRNYRVYYSAGPKDEDQDYIVDHSIAIYLLNPDGLFTDYYGRSRSAEQIVDSVRQHIAAFRSILP, translated from the coding sequence ATGTCCATGGTGCTACAGGCTCTAGGGCCCAGAGTTTGGCCCAGGCTCTCCCAGTTCAAACCTCCAGTCCTCAGGATCCCAGGAGGCGAAACTCTGTATGTAAAGTCCAGACACTGGTCAGGGCAGAGCCAGCCCCAAGGTCCCGGGCTAAGAACTAGGCTGCTGATCACTGCCCTGTTtggagctgggctgggctgggcctggCTGGCAGCAAGAGCTGAGAAGGAACAGAGGCGTCAACAGCAACGAACGGAGGCCCTGCGCCAGGCTGCTGTGGGCCAGGGTGACTTCAGCCTACTGGACCACAAAGGCCAGCCTCGATGCAAAGCTGACTTCCAAGGCCAGTGGGTACTGATGTACTTTGGCTTCACTCACTGCCCTGATATCTGCCCTGATGAGCTGGAAAAGCTGGTTCAAGTGGTACAGAAGCTGGAGACAGAGCCTGACCTGCCCCTGGTGCAGCCTGTCTTCATCACTGTGGACCCAGAACGGGATGACGTGGCAGCCATGGCCCGGTATGTGCAGGACTTCCACCCAAGACTGCTGGGTCTGACTGGTTCTAAAGAACAAGTGGCCCAGGCTAGTCGCAACTACCGTGTATACTACAGTGCTGGTCCCAAGGATGAGGACCAGGACTATATTGTGGACCACTCCATTGCCATCTACTTGCTCAACCCAGATGGACTCTTCACAGACTACTATGGTCGGAGTAGGTCAGCAGAACAGATTGTAGACAGTGTACGTCAGCACATAGCTGCCTTCCGTAGCATCCTGCCTTGA
- the Tymp gene encoding thymidine phosphorylase — MAAPGLPPPSTPEAAGAVSGRVSREPKQLPELIRLKRDGGHLSEADIRDFVHAVMDGSAQDTQIGAMLMAIRLQGMDIEETSVLTQALADSGQQLEWPKAWHQKLVDKHSTGGVGDKVSLVLAPALAACGCKVPMISGRGLGHTGGTLDKLESIPGFNVTQSPEQILLLLEEVGCCIVSQSEKLVPADGILYAARDVTATVDSLPLITASILSKKVVEGLSTLVVDVKFGGAAVFPDQEQARELAKTLVSVGVGLGLRVAAALTAMDNPLGRSVGHTLEVEEALLCMDGAGPPDLRDLVIRLGGTILWLSGQAETQDQGAARVAAVLDDGSALRRFQLMLSAQGVDPGLARALCSGSPTQRRQLLPHAREQVELLAPADGTVEHVLALPLARVLHELGAGRSRAGQPITPGVGAELLVDVGQWLDRGTPWLRVHLDGPVLSCQQRRALQGALVLSNRAPFKAPSPFAELVLPPTFAQP; from the exons ATGGCAGCTCCAGGGTTACCACCTCCCTCAACCCCAGAGGCAGCTGGTGCTGTCTCAGGGAGAGTGAGTAGGGAACCCAAGCAGCTGCCTGAGCTGATTCGTCTGAAACGAGATGGAGGGCATCTGAGTGAGGCAGATATCAGGGACTTCGTGCATGCAGTGATGGATGGAAGCGCACAGGACACACAGATTG GGGCTATGCTGATGGCCATTCGGCTGCAGGGCATGGACATAGAGGAGACATCTGTGCTGACTCAGGCCTTGGCAGACTCTGGGCAGCAACTGGAGTGGCCCAAGGCCTGGCACCAGAAGCTTGTGGATAAGCACTCCACAGGAGGTGTGGGTgacaaggtcagcctggttctGGCACCTGCCCTGGCTGCATGTGGCTGCAAG GTGCCAATGATCAGTGGACGTGGTCTGGGACACACAGGGGGCACACTGGATAAGCTGGAGTCTATTCCTGGGTTCAATGTCACCCAGAGCCCAGAGCAG ATACTgctcttgctggaggaagtgggctgCTGCATTGTTAGCCAGAGTGAGAAGCTGGTCCCTGCTGATGGAATCCTGTATGCTGCACGAGATGTGACAGCTACTGTGGACAGTTTGCCACTCATTACAG CCTCAATCCTCAGTAAGAAGGTCGTGGAGGGACTGTCCACTCTGGTGGTGGATGTTAAGTTTGGGGGGGCTGCAGTCTTCCCAGACCAGGAGCAGGCCCGAGAGCTGGCAAAGACGTTG GTTAGCGTGGGAGTCGGCCTGGGGCTGCGGGTCGCCGCAGCCCTGACTGCCATGGATAACCCTTTGGGCCGCAGCGTGGGCCATACCCTGGAAGTGGAAGAAGCGTTGCTTTGCATGGATGGTGCGGGGCCGCCGGACCTACGGGACCTGGTTATTAGGCTAG GGGGCACCATCCTTTGGCTTAGCGGACAGGCGGAAACCCAAGACCAAGGCGCCGCTCGAGTGGCCGCGGTGTTGGACGACGGCTCTGCGCTGCGCCGCTTCCAGCTGATGCTTTCGGCGCAGGGCGTGGACCCGGGCCTAGCCAGAGCACTTTGCTCCGGGAGCCCCACGCAACGCCGCCAGCTGCTGCCCCACGCCAGGGAGCAAGTGGAACTGCTCGCACCCGCAGACG GCACGGTGGAGCACGTCCTGGCTTTGCCGCTGGCCCGTGTGCTGCACGAGCTCGGGGCGGGACGCAGCCGAGCGGGCCAGCCGATCACGCCGGGAGTGGGTGCCGAGCTGCTGGTCGACGTGGGTCAGTGGCTGGACCGCG GTACACCCTGGCTCCGCGTACATCTGGACGGCCCAGTGCTCAGCTGCCAGCAGCGCCGCGCTCTGCAGGGGGCGCTCGTGCTGTCGAACCGCGCACCCTTCAAGGCCCCTTCACCTTTCGCTGAGTTAGTCCTGCCACCGACCTTCGCTCAGCCCTAA